In one Nicotiana sylvestris chromosome 8, ASM39365v2, whole genome shotgun sequence genomic region, the following are encoded:
- the LOC138876299 gene encoding uncharacterized protein → MAPNYNYISEISMSKMSWNLKVRVVRLWHVPDGEKPENSNSIELIIQDEKRDRIHATIRRVVMHIFKTKIHEMRLYVMKNFVVEPNNLKIKTNKHKVKLTFSHRTNVYEISDPQFNLNIFNFKPYEHLTNQLAVDENELFDVIGEVISHGNVESYDQGGKPSTFMNLKLEDHEYACNHELN, encoded by the exons ATGGCTCCAAACTATAACTATATCAGCGAAATATCAATGTCCaaaatgagttggaatttgaaAGTTCGTGTTGTTAGATTGTGGCACGTTCCAGACGGCGAGAAACCAGAAAATTCTAATtcaattgaattaattattcaagatGAAAAG AGAGATCGAATTCATGCAACTATTAGAAGAGTTGTTATGCATATATTCAAAACAAAAATTCATGAAATGAGATTGTATGTTATGAAAAACTTTGTGGTTGAGCCAAACAATCTGAAAATTAAGACTAACAAGCATAAAGTGAAACTGACATTTTCTCATAGGACAAATGTATATGAAATTAGTGATCCACAATTTAATTTGAATATCTTCAACTTTAAGCCTTATGAGCATCTCACAAATCAACTTGCGGTTGATGAGAATGAACTATTCG ATGTCATAGGAGAAGTTATTAGTCATGGTAACGTAGAATCGTACGATCAAGGTGGTAAACCAAGTACCTTTATGAACTTGAAGCTTGAGGATCATGAGTACGCTTGCAACCATGAATTGAATTAG